Proteins from a genomic interval of Papaver somniferum cultivar HN1 chromosome 4, ASM357369v1, whole genome shotgun sequence:
- the LOC113272219 gene encoding uncharacterized protein LOC113272219, which translates to MGAHNPSVTPEQFSTSQLWIQNGPKEQINSIETGWAAPISGNWWLRFRREVIGYWPKDLFTHLAHNASIIRYGGIAGAVSKSPSPPMGNGQLPIYKDSDIEKSGFMREMKVYNETGDTVYFDYTKTQTKQDARRDCYDLNYYFSECDK; encoded by the exons ATGGGAGCTCATAATCCATCAGTAACTCCAGAGCAATTTAGCACATCACAATTGTGGATTCAGAATGGTCCTAAGGAACAAATAAACAGCATAGAGACCGGATGGGCC gCACCGATAAGTGGTAATTGGTGGTTACGCTTTAGAAGGGAAGTGATAGGTTACTGGCCGAAGGATCTCTTTACTCATCTTGCACATAATGCTTCTATCATCAGATATGGTGGAATAGCAGGGGCAGTTTCTAAAAGTCCAAGTCCTCCGATGGGAAATGGACAATTACCAATATATAAAGATTCTGATATTGAGAAGTCAGGTTTTATGAGAGAAATGAAGGTCTACAACGAAACAGGAGACACCGTTTACTTCGATTATACTAAAACGCAAACGAAACAAGATGCGAGAAGGGATTGTTATGACCTTAATTACTACTTTTCTGAGTGTGATAAATGA